From a single Parambassis ranga chromosome 2, fParRan2.1, whole genome shotgun sequence genomic region:
- the LOC114431157 gene encoding gastrula zinc finger protein XlCGF17.1-like, which produces MSNRLFTLQSDRTDLAHQYNYEEELILVDQQLCCQEKNCSLNWEEPEPPQVKEGQQVHCSNHEGEQHVLNAETQPSIVTSASESNHIKSEISCDGILSHTCPPGKKILKCKPCVKPFSCKRKSKAHQRIVTSEKPFPCKTCGKCFMLSGDLTVHMRTHTGEKPFSCQTCGKCFMQSSSLTVHMRTHTGEKPFSCKTCGKCFSMSGNLTCHMRTHAGEKPYSCNTCGKCFSMSGHLTGHMKTHTGVKPFSCQTCGKCFMQSGDLTIHMRTHTGEKPFPCKTCSKCFRTLGHLTCHMRTHTGEKPFSCQTCGKCFMQSGDLTIHMRTHTGEKPFPCKTCSKCFRTSGHLTRHMRTHTDPSQKQT; this is translated from the exons atgtCGAATCGCCTGTtcacactccagtccg acagaacag ATCTCGCTCACCAATACAATTATGAGGAAGAGCTGATTTTAGttgatcagcagctctgttgcCAGGAGAAGAACTGCAGTCTGAActgggaggaaccagaacccccacaggttaaagagggaCAGCAGGTTCACTGCAGCAATcatgagggagagcagcatgtactgaatgcAGAGACTCAGCCCTCTATAGTGACTTCTGCTTCCGAAAGTAATCATATCAAATCAGAAATAAGCTGTGACGGGATTCTCTCTCATACCtgtcctccaggaaaaaaaattctaaaatgTAAACCTTGTGTAAAACCATTTTCATGTAAGAGGAAAAGTAAGGCACATCAGAGAATTGTCACAAGTGAGAAGCCATTtccttgcaaaacatgtgggaaatgttttatgcTTTCTGGTGATTTAAcggtccacatgagaacccacaccggtgagaagccattttcttgccaaacatgtgggaaatgttttatgcaATCTAGTTcgttaactgtccacatgagaacccacacaggcgagaagccattttcatgcaaaacatgtggcaaatgttttagtatgTCTGGTAATCTAACttgccacatgagaacccacgcaggtgagaagccatattcttgcaatacatgtggcaaatgttttagtatgTCTGGTCATCTAACTGGCCAcatgaaaacccacacaggtgtgaagccattttcttgccaaacatgtgggaaatgttttatgcaATCTGGTGATTTAACtatccacatgagaacccacaccgGTGAGAAGCCATTTCCCTGCAAAACATGTAGCAAATGTTTTCGTACTTTGGGCCATCTAACttgccacatgagaacccacacaggtgagaagccattttcttgccaaacatgtgggaaatgttttatgcaATCTGGTGATTTAACtatccacatgagaacccacaccgGTGAGAAGCCATTTCCCTGCAAAACATGTAGCAAATGTTTTCGTACTTCGGGCCATCTAACtcgccacatgagaacccacacagaccCATCTCAGAAACAGacatga